One window of Drosophila gunungcola strain Sukarami unplaced genomic scaffold, Dgunungcola_SK_2 000168F, whole genome shotgun sequence genomic DNA carries:
- the LOC128265874 gene encoding uncharacterized protein LOC128265874, giving the protein MPQSLKPLTTKRRVPPAAPGSTVPLSPLAESPATSSGLRNRHPKIRGVGSKSKLRRSIGNVKEQRNVKQDVRPGSAAVKKDRIETDEDLVEQLIALFFLEYYFLRLFRLGGLFPW; this is encoded by the exons ATGCCCCAGAGTTTAAAGCCTTTGACGACGAAGCGTCGGGTCCCTCCGGCAGCTCCCGGCTCCACGGTGCCGTTGAGCCCCCTGGCAGAAAGCCCAGCGACTTCAAGTGGCCTTCGCAATCGCCATCCTAAGATCAGGGGCGTCGGAAGCAAGTCCAAGCTACGGAGGAGTATCGGCAACGTCAAGGAGCAGCGGAACGTCAAACAGGATGTCAGGCCGGGCAGTGCAGCAGTCAAAAAAGATAGAATCGAAACAGATGAGGACTTAGTCGAACAG CTGATTGCGCTTTTCTTTCTGGAATATTACTTTTTGCGGCTTTTCCGACTTGGTGGACTCTTTCCTTGGTAA